Part of the Chlamydia muridarum str. Nigg genome is shown below.
AATCCAGCTCCAACATTAACAACACTACCTCCATACGACTCAGTAATGGCCGTCAAAAGTTCTGTTGTTACAATGCTTTTGACTACCTTATCTTCAACCCCTAAAGGAGCTTTTTGAGATTCTCTACTGAGAATATGAGCTGCTAACAAACATGCTATCTGGTTACCATTAAACCGATAAGGACCATCTTTTTCCAAAGAAACAATGCCTATCCTGTCTGCATCAGGATCTGTTGCAATGAACAAATCATCCTTCTGATCTAGCATCTGCTGAATACCCAGAACCAACGCTTCCGGATCTTCAGGATTAGGAAGAACTATAGTAGGGAAATCCCCATCAGGAATCATCTGCTTTTCAACTAAACAGACCGAAGAGAATCCCCAGTCTTTCAAAATCCTTGGGACCATTGACACTCCAGTGCCGTGTAATGGAGAGTAACTCATCCGTAGTAAAGAACCGTGCTGACGATTGTCTTCCCTACATAACTGCAGTTGATGTAAGGCTTTCTCGTAATCAGCTTCTATTTCCTCTTGAATCAAACGAATACAAGGGTGATCTAAAGTATCCACTGACAATACTTGATCAATCATTTGAAATTCTTTCACGATTTCCTGATCCATTGGGGGCAAAACCTGCCCTCCTGTCGACATGTATACTTTGTAGCCGTTGTAAGCAGGAGGATTATGTGATGCTGTGATCATAACTCCAGCTTTAGCTTGAAATTCTCGAACTGAATAAGAAACAAGCGCTAAGGGCTCAGGCACCTGAAACAAGTAAGTAAGAATACCATTCCCGGCCAAAACTTTCGCTGTCTCTTGTCCAAACTCTAAAGAATGGTGTCGTGTATCATATCCAACCACAACACTGATATCCTCATCAGGATATCGTTGCTTTAGTACCTGAGCTAAACTTTGCGTGGCTCTGCGGACGGTAAACACATTTAACCGATTTGTGCCCACTCCCATAAGACTGCGCAATCCGGCTGTCCCAAAAGTTAAAATATCTCCGAACCGTTCTTTTAATTTTTCAGGGTCCTTATCCAGTAAATCTAAAATCAAGGTGTTATCACATGCATTATCCTGCAACCAAGATAAAATATTTTTGGCAGTTTGAGGATCAAACATTTCCTCAATTTTCTTTTTTGGAATTTCCATAGAACACCCTTTCGATCAGTGCAAAACACTCATCCCAACTCTGACAAATACTAAGCAAGAGTAGACAAACAGGACTATACGTTAGCACCCCGTTTTTGTAAAAATTTTGCTTATGGCAAGCAAAATTGAAATGAAAATTTGAAAGAACTAGTTAGGAAATCCTGCCGAAGAAAACCCAAGAATGATAACCGACGCTTTTGGATCCCAACCAAGAACCCCCTGAGGGTACTCTCCTGTAAAGAAAAGGGCCCATCCCGCTTTCTCTCCTGATAGACAGAGTACAACAGCGCAATCACAGTCTTCAAAAAAGATCTCTTCTTCAGCCTGCATCCAAAGATCCTTAACCAAAGCAACCTTCGAACGATGAACAAGTTCAGCA
Proteins encoded:
- a CDS encoding phospho-sugar mutase, which codes for MEIPKKKIEEMFDPQTAKNILSWLQDNACDNTLILDLLDKDPEKLKERFGDILTFGTAGLRSLMGVGTNRLNVFTVRRATQSLAQVLKQRYPDEDISVVVGYDTRHHSLEFGQETAKVLAGNGILTYLFQVPEPLALVSYSVREFQAKAGVMITASHNPPAYNGYKVYMSTGGQVLPPMDQEIVKEFQMIDQVLSVDTLDHPCIRLIQEEIEADYEKALHQLQLCREDNRQHGSLLRMSYSPLHGTGVSMVPRILKDWGFSSVCLVEKQMIPDGDFPTIVLPNPEDPEALVLGIQQMLDQKDDLFIATDPDADRIGIVSLEKDGPYRFNGNQIACLLAAHILSRESQKAPLGVEDKVVKSIVTTELLTAITESYGGSVVNVGAGFKYIGEKIELWRSGMERFIFGAEESYGYLYGSHVEDKDAMISAALIAETALQQKLRGYTLRDALLELYEIHGYYANLTESIDLPVDQPNQKQELLERWETQDPLYMSLPGRKLVAFENYKTGEGCDLVTGITYKLALPKMSMLCFYYEGSGRVIVRPSGTEPKIKLYFELKHHFSEFSKERTVRESREKESFEALENFVKETKMRLFRT